From a region of the Equus przewalskii isolate Varuska chromosome 2, EquPr2, whole genome shotgun sequence genome:
- the LOC139081866 gene encoding basic proline-rich protein-like — translation MVRSCSPGRSRSRAPGPPRPPPPPRAPRRRPRPRPRPPPAAGSRPITAAASASPGGAKGKAGGAKGSRRWSPPAPGPGATSTRPAPRPPPPGPPARPPRAPRALGAGHAPARAANANANARGPGARGGRAGRCRRREARIAAAAEAEGPGRSGGAGAGPAGPSSRGAPPPPRSSHRAAPARLVPAALAGRVAPAAGRPGPARPARTPPPAPAPRPARALPPVRPRARLPGRRSAVAAALRARRRRRRGARRTSSRRLAPARTERPALSSRRRPAPRPAPRAAPPRAPSGAARPPQPSAGQECDRLPGAALPGTRAPPARARAARLWSGLSARGSGQSAQDSAPLGFASAPLGSSQPRPPGTRPRSAPPTRGSAPLGPARPRPPEGRSAGAAAAPGGPLSGRGGFLRGWEGARPAAAAAAGAWKPTRGPRRNRNPAERRAGQGCAAPPRGRHTARSARPHARRPPCSGTRVHAVRAPLPAAGPCTSGSRRPGPPHGKHPAPRVRDPHTQARRSPTPRGAVGGCPGRSRP, via the coding sequence ATGGTGCGCTCCTGCTCCCCGGGCCGCTCCCGCTCCCGCGCGCCCGGGCCCCCGCGGCCCCCACcgccgccccgcgcgccccggcggcggccccggccccggccccggccgccCCCCGCCGCCGGCTCCCGGCCGATCACGGCCGCGGCCTCGGCCTCGCCCGGGGGCGCGAAGGGGAAGGCGGGCGGGGCGAAGGGGTCCCGCCGCTGGAGCCCGCCGGCGCCCGGGCCCGGCGCCACATCCAcgcgccccgcgccgcgcccgccgccgcccgggccccCCGCGCGCCCCCCGCGCGCCCCCCGGGCCCTAGGCGCGGGGCATGCCCCGGCGCGCGCCGCCAACGCCAACGCCAACGCTCGCGGGCCCGGGGCTCGCGGGGGGCGCGCGGGCAGGTGCCGGCGCCGCGAGGCGCGAATCGCCGCGGCGGCCGAGGCCGAGGGGCCCGGGAGGagcgggggcgcgggcgcggggcccGCCGGGCCGTCCTCGCGcggcgcgccgccgccgccccgctcCTCCCACCGCGCGGCGCCCGCCCGGCTCGTCCCGGCGGCGCTGGCCGGCCGCGTCGCGCCCGCCGCCggccgccccggcccggcccggcccgcgcgcaccccgccgcccgcgccggcCCCGCGGCCCGCCCGCGCCCTCCCGCCCGTCCGCCCGCGCGCGCGGCTTCCGGGGCGGCGGAGCGCTGTGGCGGCGGCCCTCagagcgcggcggcggcggcggcgcggggctcGGCGCACATCCTCCCGGCGGCTCGCTCCGGCTCGGACTGAGCGCCCGGCGCTGAGCTCacgccgccgccccgccccgcgccccgccccgcgcgccgccccgccccgcgcgccgtCTGGGGCCGCGCGGCCGCCGCAGCCGAGCGCCGGCCAGGAATGCGACCGCCTCCCCGGCGCGGCTCTTCCAGGAACGCGCGCTCCCCCCGCCCGCGCTCGGGCCGCTCGGCTGTGGTCGGGCCTGTCCGCCCGGGGCTCGGGCCAGTCCGCCCAGGACTCGGCTCCGCTCGGATTCGCCTCGGCCCCGCTCGGCTCTTCTCAGCCCCGCCCACCCGGGACTCGGCCCCGCTCGGCCCCGCCCACCCGGGGCTCGGCCCCGCTCGGCCCGGCTCGGCCCCGCCCGCCGGAAGGCCGctcggcgggggcggcggcggcgcccgggGGCCCCCTTTCCGGCCGAGGCGGCTTCCTGCGCGGCTGGGAAGGCGCCcgtcccgccgccgccgccgccgccggggccTGGAAACCCACACGCGGCCCCCGCCGCAACCGCAACCCAGCGGAGCGGCGGGCGGGACAGGGCTGCGCGGCCCCGCCACGGGGACGCCACACGGCGCGATCCGCGCGTCCCCACGCACGCCGGCCTCCGTGCAGCGGGACCCGGGTGCACGCAGTACGGGCGCCGCTGCCCGCCGCGGGTCCCTGCACCTCAGGGTCGCGACGCCCCGGGCCGCCACACGGGAAACACCCTGCGCCACGTGTCCGGGACCCCCACACGCAGGCGCGGCGCAGCCCCACCCCACGCGGGGCGGTTGGCGGCTGCCCCGGCCGCTCGCGCCCCTGA